The Caldisericia bacterium DNA segment ATTCTCTCTTCTATAGCATGAAATAGAAGTTGACATTATTAATATTATTATCACTAATATAAATTTTTTCATGATTCAAGATCTATTGCTTTAGCATCAACCCATATACTTTCAAGATTGTAATAAATTCTTTTAATTGGATTAAATATATGAATCATAACATCTCCATAATCCATAATAATCCATGTTCCTTCATCGCTTCCATCAATTTTTTCTGGTAACCTTTTAATTTCTTTTTTCATTTTCATATATATATTATCCATAATTGCTTTTGCTTGTATATCTGTGTCTGCAGAACATATAAATAAATAATCAAAAAGATAGGTTAATTTTCTCGTATCGAGACAGAGTATTTCATCACCCTTTTTTTCTTTTATTGCTTCATAAATAGTTTTTAATATTCTATTTTTTTTCTTTCCAGCCATGGATCCTCTTCTTTATATAAATTATTTTTATAAATATAATCTTCTACTTCTTTTGGTACTAGATATTTAATTGTATATCCATTTTTAATTCTTTGTCTTATTAAAGTCGAAGAGATTGATAGAGCTGGAACTTGAAGAGGAAATACTTTATCAATACAACACTCACCAATTTTACCTAATTTTTCTTTTAATCGTTTTAAACTATAACCAGGTCGTGTAGCAGCAATAAAATAACACATTTGAAGAAGTTCTCTTGGGTTTTTCCATGTTAGAATACTCAATACAGCATCTGCTCCAGTAATAAAATAAATATCATATTTATCTTCAGTATAAACTTCTCTTAATTCTTTAATTGTGTCATAAGTATAACATTTACCTTTTCTATCAATTTCAATTCTTGAAACATAAAAATTTGGATTTGAAATTGTTGCTAGTAAAGTCATAACAAATCTTCTTTCAGGATCAAGCAATTTTGTTCTTTTTTTATAACCTGGAATACCAACTGGAATAAAAATGACCTTTTTAAGGTTATATTTAACTCTAGCTTCTTCTGCAACAACAAGATGACCTATATGTATTGGATTGAAAGAGCCGCCCATAATTCCTATTGCCTCTTTACTCATAATATCTAAATTCAATACCTCCTATTATTACTTTATCTCCATTTTTAATTCCTTTCTTCTTCAATTCTTCTTCAATTAAATATTTTTTTGAGATTTCTTGCAATTTTTTTATTCCATATTGCGAATCTAAATCTATACCTTTCACTATTCTTTCTAATTCTTCACTTTCAACAATATATTTATTTCCTTCTTTTCTAATTTTAATTTCAATATCCCTTTTGATATCTTTTAATGTGTACTTTTTTTCTATTTCAATTTTCTCAAAAAACTTTCTAATTTCAACTTTGCCAATTCTATCTATAAGATCTTTTATTCCAAAATTTAAAACTGCTGAAAATTTAATTGTATCTATATTTCTTTCTTTAAAATAATTTTCAACTTCTTCTAAGTTATGAGTTGGTAAATCTATTTTTGATAAAACAACAAAATATTCTTTATTTAAAATTTCTTTATTATAATTCTCAATTTCATTTATTAAGTTTTCATATTGAATAATTGGATTCAATGCTTCTAAACTTGAATTCAGTACAAAAATCAAAAAATATGTTCTTTCAATATGTCTTAAAAATTCTAATCCAAGTCCTTTTCCTTGAGATGCACCATCAATAATTCCAGGCAAATCAACTATTGTTAAACTTTTTTTATCATCTATTCTTACCTCACCTATAACAGGAGTCAAAGTTGTGAATGGATATGGAGCAATTTTAGGTTTAGCATTACTTATTTTTGAAAGAATTGTAGATTTACCAACATTTGGATAACCAACAAGACCACCATCTGCTATTATCTTTAATTCAAGTAAAACTTTCTTTTCTTCGCCTTTTTCGCCTAATTCTCTAATTCTTGGTGCTCTATCTGTTGGAGTTGCAAAACTAGCGTTGCCTCTACCACCTTTTCCACCTCTGCACAAAATAAACTCTTCTCCATCCTCAGTAAGGTCTTTTAATAATTCTCCTGTTTCTAAATCCCAAACAAGAGTTCCTGGTGGAACTTCAATTATTAAATCTTCTCCATCCTTCCCCTTTTTGTTATCTCCTTCTCCATTTTTGCCATCTTCTGCTTTAAATATGTTTTTATATTTAAATTTAGTTAATGTATTTAGATTTGAATTGACTTTTAAAATAATATCTCCACCTTTACCACCATCTCCACCAGATGGTCCGCCATATGGAACAAATTTTTCTCTTCTAAATGCTATGACTCCATCCCCCCCATCACCTGCTTTACAATATATTTCAGCTAGATCAAATGAATATTTTTTACTATATTTCTTTGGGATAGACACTTACTCTTTTTTTACCTCTATAATCTTCAAATTTAACAACCCCTTCAATTGTTGCTAATATTGAATAATCTCTAGCAAGCAAAGTATTTAAACCAGGAATAACTTTTGTTCCTCTTTGTCTTACTATTATTGTTCCAGGTTTTACAAATTCTCCTTCAAAATATTTTATTCCTAGATATTTTGGATTTGAATCTCTACCGTTTTTTGCTCTGCCACCACTTTTCTTATGCGCCATATTAACCTCCTATTTCAATTTTTTCAATTTTAAGCATTGTTTTTGGTTGTCTATGTCCCAACATTCTTTTATGAGTTGTTTTTGCATGATAAAAGAAAACTTTTATCTTTTTTTCTCTTAACTGGTTAGTTATCTTACAATGAACTTTTACATTTTTAACATAGGGATTTCCAACTAAAAATTCACCATCTTTTTTAACAAAAAGAACATTATTAATAAGAATTTCACTTCCTATATCGCCTTTTATTTTTTCAACTTTAATAGAATCGTTCTCTTTAACTAGATATTGTTTTCCACCAATTTCAACTATCGCAAACACCTTATAACCTCCTAAATAAATAACTTTTTAAACTAATAATTTATAACAAAAAATTTCATTTAATTCAAGTAGTTTTGCATTTTATCATAAGTGAAACCTAATGGTTTTAAAAGTTTTTCAATATAATTTAAATTAACTTCTTTTCCTTTAAACTTTAAAAAATCTTTAATTATATCTATAAAGTTCTTTAAAAATTTATCCTTATCTTCATTGTATAACTTTTCAATAAATATTCCAAAAGTATCAGGTGCTATTTCTGTTTTTCCTCTAAATGAGAATAGTAAAAAACTAATATTGTTTAAATAATCTTCTGTTAATTTCCATAAATCAATAAGATTTAATTTTTCTAAATTTTCTTTGAAATTTTTTGATTGAAGATAATCTTTAAAACCATCTTTTATTAAATTATTAACTAAATTTGCAATTTTTTTATTTTGAATAAAACTCATATGCTTACCTCAAAATATGAATTTGAAATTTTATTAATAAACTCATTCCATTTTTCAATTGAAACAATACCACCAGTTGCTCTCTCATGCCCGAAACCTAAATCTTCTTCAATGCTTGGTTCAAGAAAATTTCTTAAAAATTCTAGAAGTGAAATATTTAATGATGTTCTCATAGAAAAACTTACTTTGTTTTTGATATATCCAAAGTTAGCACAAATAACAATATATTTATCTAGTATATTTTTCCAAATTTGGGCAATTACAGGGTGAATCAGATTTTCAGAGTTAATTTCTATTATTGCAATTTGTTTAATAAACTTTGGCTTAACTTTTTTCCACTTTTCTATATCTTTCTTAATAATCTCTTTATATATTTCAAGTTGTTTCTTATATGATGATTCAATTAACAAATCTGAAAAATTTTCAGATTCAATCAAATATTTAAATGATAATTCTATGTCAAATTCTTTTACTCTTCTTGCTGAATTAATAAGCGAAGAAACATATGAAATCTCTTTTTTCTTATAATTTTTAAACAATTCTTTAATCATTGGTGCATCAATATCTACACCATAATCACCAACTTCGCCTATTAAACCTATATAATCTTTTGGATTTAAATTAATTTTATTAAGCAAAAGATATGAGAGATATGAAGTTGATATGTAAGGTGGTGGAGGAAAACTTGAAAATAATATTCCATTATCAGGGATTCCCTCTGGTTTATGATGATCTATTAATATTATCCTTTTTATATTATCAAATTTAGTCTTATAAGAGCCTAAATCTAAAATAAATAGGAAATTTGGATTAATTTCCTTAATTCTTTTTTTTATACCTTCAGAATAACCATTTTCTCCTTTATTAGGAAATAAAATATTTATATTTTTAAAATTTAAAGAATTAAAAATTTTAAATATTATTGCACCACTAGAAACACCATCTGAATCAACATGAGTTAAAATTAAAATTTTATCTTCTTTACTTATTTCAGAAAAAACTTTTTCAAAATCTCTTGAAACTACTTCAAGATCAAGCATATATTATAATTATTATATGAAAGAGATAAAAAAGGAAGAGATTTTAAATATAAAAGAAGTTGTATCTGATGTTTGTTTATTTTGTGATGCTCCTTGCTGCAAGGAAAATTTTGTTCCTTTAACTACTGAAGAAGTCAAAAGTGGAAAGTATGAGGCAGTTTTTAATTCAATTTTTGATTTCAACACAAAGAAATTAGAAACTGGATACTTTTTAAAAAGAAAAAAAGATGGAAGTTGTATATATTTAAATGAAGTAAATTTATGCACTATATGGAGAGAAAGACCAAAAGCATGTAGAATATATGTCTGTGAAAAAATTAAAGAAGACGTGAACCATTAATATCAAGATGAAATTCACAATTTAGAACTTTTGAAGCATTTTTACACATAACCATTCTAGATAAAAATATTTCAAAGTACTCCATTGGTTTAGAGATTTCTGTATTAATGGTAAGTTCAAGTATTATTTCCTTTTTCTTTTCATTAACCCATAAAAAGGATTTTTCAACTGCATAATTTACTCTATCATGTATATCAAAATATTCTGGTTTTGTTCTAACTCTTGATCTATGAGCATCAGATTTATCTGCAAGTACCACTGCAGCAGTTATTGGATTTGAAATGTGTCCTATCTTTTCATCGTGATTACTAATTGCTTCCATAATAAGTGCTATATCTTCAGGTGGAAAGTTTAAATCTTTTAAAACATGAAATGCTATCAATGCTCCACCAATTGTATGAAAATCTCTACCAATAAAATTACCTATATCATGAAGATAAGCTGCAATTTTTGCAAGAAGTTGTTCTCTTTCTGAATATCCTAATCTTTTCAAAATATTTTCACTTATTTCTGATACAAGAGTTAAATGTCTAAATCCATGTTCAGTATAACCTAATGATTCAAGATATTTATCTGATCTTTCTATAAATGATTTAATTATTGGGTGATTTTTTACAATTTCAAACTTTTCAAGCATTAAAAGATCTCTTCAGATATTAACTCTTTATCCGTTTCAAATGAAAGTAAAACTGCATCTGGAAGATTTTGAAGAAAGTTTTCAATTTTATAAACTGTTGAGTCAAGTTCATTTTTTGATGTATTCAAGGTTATAAGGTAAATTTTTGAAAGTTCGCACTTTTCATTTTCTCTATCTTCTGCAAGAGCTACATTGAATCTATTTTTTAATTTTGTAATTACTGAACTTGTAACCCTTCTTTTATCTTTAAGAGTTCTTGCACCAGGTATGCCAATTTCAAAAATGATTAAAGCATAATACATCTTAGGACCCCTTTTCTTTTAACTCAAATAATTCAATTAAATCTCCCTCTTTTATATCTTTAACACCATCAACTTTAATACCACACTCATAACCCTCCATAACTTCTTTAACATCATCTTTAAATCTCTTTAATGAAGTTATTTTTCCTTCTCCGATTACTTTTCCTTCTCTTATTACTCTTACTGTACCATCTCTTATAATTTTTCCTTCTCTTACAATTGAACCTGCTATTATTCCTACATTACTTACATTAAAAAGTTTTTTGACTTCAGCTTTTCCAACAACAACTTCCACATATTCTGGTTTAACTAAACCCTTTACAAAATTTGAAACCCAATCTTGTAATTCATAAATCAAATCAAAAGTATAAATCTTTACTCTTGCTCTTTCTGGAAGCCTTTTTAACATAGGATTTTCTTTTGTGTTAAAACCTAAAATAATTGCATTTGAAGCAACTGCAAGTAATACATCTGATTCATTTATATTTCCTACTCCTGTATATATAAATTCTATTTTAACATCTCCAGTATCTATTGCATTTATAACGTTTTTTACTGCATCAAGAGAACCATAAGTGTCTGTTTTTAAAATAATGTGAAGTTTTTTCTCTTCTTCTAATCTTTCAAAAAGTTCATCTAAAGATATTGGTTTTTCTTTTATTGTTTCTTTTTTACTTAATTCAATTTTTTCAAGTTTTTCAAGAACTATATCTTCAGAATCATATCCGAGAAGAATTTCTCCAGGATGTGGTGTTTCTTTTAAACCTAATATTTCTATTGGAATAGTCTCATTTACTTCTCTTAAACTTTTTTGTGATTCAGTATTAATCATTCTTATTTTTCCATAAGTTTCTCCAACCATAACCCAATCACCACATTTTAAAACACCTGCTTGCAAAATTAAATTTGCAAGAGGACCCACTTTTGGATCAAGTTTTGCTTCTATAATAGTTCCTGCTGGTCTTTTTTCATCTGATCTTGAAATTTCTTCTATTTCTCCTAAAAGTAATATACTATCAAGTAAATCATTTACACCAACACCGCTTTTTGCTGATGTATTTACAAATATTGTATCTCCACCCCATTCTTCAGGAAGGAGACCATAATTTGAAAGTTGCTGTTTTACTCTTTCTGGATCTGCTCCTTCTTTATCTATTTTATTTACAGCAACTATTATAGGTACATTTGCTGCTTTTGCATGATTTAATGCTTCAATTGTTTGTTCCTTTACCCCCTCATCTGCTGCAACTACAAGAACAACGATATCTGTTACAAACGAACCTCTTACTCTCATTTCAGTAAATGCTTCATGACCTGGAGTATCAATAAATATTATTTTTTTATTTTTATAATTTATTTCTGATGCACCAATTTTTTGTGTAATTCCACCTTTTTCTCTTAATGCAATATTAGTTTTTCTTATGTAATCAAGAAGGGTTGTTTTTCCATGGTCAATATGTCCCATAACTGTTACAACTGGAGGTCTAGGTTTAAAATTTTGAGGAAGTGGAGGAATTATATCTGTAATTGGTTTTTTGAATTGATTTGCAATTCTTGCAGCAATTGGAAATGGAATTTCATCATCTATATCTTCTCTTACAATCCCCCATTTTAAAATATATGGAGTTATAATTTTAAATGATAAATTTAAATGTTTACAAAGTTCTCTTATTTTAATATTTCCTTTTACTTCTTTTTCTCTTCTTTCCCTTTCCTCTTTATCCTTCAAAACAAGTTCTTTAACAACATTTGCAGTATCTTCTTCTATTGTTGAAAGATTTCCTTTCACTTCAACACCAAGATCTTTTAAATATTTTACAAGTTCAGTTGTTGATATACCAATCTCCTTTGCTAAACTAAACACTCTGTATTTTTTCATTCTTCACCTCTTTTATATATTCAAAAAGTTCCTCTTTCATTCTAATTTTTAATTTAGAATCAATTTGATCAACTCTTAATACTTTTTCTAACCTTTTTTTAGTAAAAGCTTTATTAATACAATTTTTATCTTTACAAATATATGCACTTCTTCCAAAAATTTTATATTCATTATCTATTAAAATATTTAAATCTTTAGTTCTAACAACTCTTAAAAATTCTTTTTTTACTCTTTGTTTTTTACAAGAGATACATCTTCTTAAAATTTCTTTCATAATTTTATCTAAGTTCAATTGTGTAACCAGTAAGTTTTGAAGCAAGCTTTACATTAACTCCTTCTTTTCCAATAGCAAGAGGTATTTGATCTTGTGGAAGAATAACAATTGCCTTTTTATCAATTATTTCTACTTTTTCAACTTTTGCAGGAGAAAGTGCATATTTTATATATTCTTTAGGATCATCAGACCATCTTACAATGTCAATTTTTTCTCCTGCTAATTCTTTTGAAATACTTGTTATCCTAACTCCTTTTGCACCAATACATGCTCCAACTGGGTCAACATCGCTTTTATATGAATGTACTGCAACTTTTGCTCTTTCACCTGGTTCTCTTACAACCCCCTTTATTTCTACAATTCCATCAATAATTTCTGGTATCTCTTTTTCTAAAAGATATTTCAAAAGATTGTTATCAATTCTTGATAGAATTATATCCGGACCTTTTGGTGTTTTAACAACATCAACTATGTAAACTTTTATTTCCTTTCCAACAAAATATTCTTCTTTAGGAATTTTTAAATTTTTTGGTATTCTTCCTTCTCCTCTTTCAAATTTGACAAATATATCTGGGCCTATTATTCTAGAGACTTTACCAGTTAATACCTTTCCTACTTTATCTTTAAATTCATCATATATAGTCTCTCTCTCAAGAGCAACAATTCGTTGAATCAAGACTTGTTTAGCTACTTGCATTGCAACAAATCCGAGTTTTTCTGGAAGAATCTCTATATCTAATACTTCATCTAATACCACATCTTTTTTAATATTTTGAGCGTCTTTAAGAGAGATTTCTGTTGAATTTTGAGCGTCTTTAACTA contains these protein-coding regions:
- the rplU gene encoding 50S ribosomal protein L21; the protein is MFAIVEIGGKQYLVKENDSIKVEKIKGDIGSEILINNVLFVKKDGEFLVGNPYVKNVKVHCKITNQLREKKIKVFFYHAKTTHKRMLGHRQPKTMLKIEKIEIGG
- a CDS encoding DUF503 domain-containing protein codes for the protein MYYALIIFEIGIPGARTLKDKRRVTSSVITKLKNRFNVALAEDRENEKCELSKIYLITLNTSKNELDSTVYKIENFLQNLPDAVLLSFETDKELISEEIF
- a CDS encoding HD domain-containing protein encodes the protein MLEKFEIVKNHPIIKSFIERSDKYLESLGYTEHGFRHLTLVSEISENILKRLGYSEREQLLAKIAAYLHDIGNFIGRDFHTIGGALIAFHVLKDLNFPPEDIALIMEAISNHDEKIGHISNPITAAVVLADKSDAHRSRVRTKPEYFDIHDRVNYAVEKSFLWVNEKKKEIILELTINTEISKPMEYFEIFLSRMVMCKNASKVLNCEFHLDINGSRLL
- the obgE gene encoding GTPase ObgE is translated as MSIPKKYSKKYSFDLAEIYCKAGDGGDGVIAFRREKFVPYGGPSGGDGGKGGDIILKVNSNLNTLTKFKYKNIFKAEDGKNGEGDNKKGKDGEDLIIEVPPGTLVWDLETGELLKDLTEDGEEFILCRGGKGGRGNASFATPTDRAPRIRELGEKGEEKKVLLELKIIADGGLVGYPNVGKSTILSKISNAKPKIAPYPFTTLTPVIGEVRIDDKKSLTIVDLPGIIDGASQGKGLGLEFLRHIERTYFLIFVLNSSLEALNPIIQYENLINEIENYNKEILNKEYFVVLSKIDLPTHNLEEVENYFKERNIDTIKFSAVLNFGIKDLIDRIGKVEIRKFFEKIEIEKKYTLKDIKRDIEIKIRKEGNKYIVESEELERIVKGIDLDSQYGIKKLQEISKKYLIEEELKKKGIKNGDKVIIGGIEFRYYE
- a CDS encoding YkgJ family cysteine cluster protein, with protein sequence MKEIKKEEILNIKEVVSDVCLFCDAPCCKENFVPLTTEEVKSGKYEAVFNSIFDFNTKKLETGYFLKRKKDGSCIYLNEVNLCTIWRERPKACRIYVCEKIKEDVNH
- the nadD gene encoding nicotinate-nucleotide adenylyltransferase, which encodes MSKEAIGIMGGSFNPIHIGHLVVAEEARVKYNLKKVIFIPVGIPGYKKRTKLLDPERRFVMTLLATISNPNFYVSRIEIDRKGKCYTYDTIKELREVYTEDKYDIYFITGADAVLSILTWKNPRELLQMCYFIAATRPGYSLKRLKEKLGKIGECCIDKVFPLQVPALSISSTLIRQRIKNGYTIKYLVPKEVEDYIYKNNLYKEEDPWLERKKIEY
- the infB gene encoding translation initiation factor IF-2; this encodes MKKYRVFSLAKEIGISTTELVKYLKDLGVEVKGNLSTIEEDTANVVKELVLKDKEERERREKEVKGNIKIRELCKHLNLSFKIITPYILKWGIVREDIDDEIPFPIAARIANQFKKPITDIIPPLPQNFKPRPPVVTVMGHIDHGKTTLLDYIRKTNIALREKGGITQKIGASEINYKNKKIIFIDTPGHEAFTEMRVRGSFVTDIVVLVVAADEGVKEQTIEALNHAKAANVPIIVAVNKIDKEGADPERVKQQLSNYGLLPEEWGGDTIFVNTSAKSGVGVNDLLDSILLLGEIEEISRSDEKRPAGTIIEAKLDPKVGPLANLILQAGVLKCGDWVMVGETYGKIRMINTESQKSLREVNETIPIEILGLKETPHPGEILLGYDSEDIVLEKLEKIELSKKETIKEKPISLDELFERLEEEKKLHIILKTDTYGSLDAVKNVINAIDTGDVKIEFIYTGVGNINESDVLLAVASNAIILGFNTKENPMLKRLPERARVKIYTFDLIYELQDWVSNFVKGLVKPEYVEVVVGKAEVKKLFNVSNVGIIAGSIVREGKIIRDGTVRVIREGKVIGEGKITSLKRFKDDVKEVMEGYECGIKVDGVKDIKEGDLIELFELKEKGS
- a CDS encoding YlxR family protein, translated to MKEILRRCISCKKQRVKKEFLRVVRTKDLNILIDNEYKIFGRSAYICKDKNCINKAFTKKRLEKVLRVDQIDSKLKIRMKEELFEYIKEVKNEKIQSV
- the rpmA gene encoding 50S ribosomal protein L27; the protein is MAHKKSGGRAKNGRDSNPKYLGIKYFEGEFVKPGTIIVRQRGTKVIPGLNTLLARDYSILATIEGVVKFEDYRGKKRVSVYPKEI
- the rsfS gene encoding ribosome silencing factor — translated: MAGKKKNRILKTIYEAIKEKKGDEILCLDTRKLTYLFDYLFICSADTDIQAKAIMDNIYMKMKKEIKRLPEKIDGSDEGTWIIMDYGDVMIHIFNPIKRIYYNLESIWVDAKAIDLES
- the nusA gene encoding transcription termination factor NusA — encoded protein: MTNELIEAIEEFEKQKGIPKEKILASLEDAIKVAYKKKFPNSGDIIVNINKDTGEIKIFKRVKVVKDAQNSTEISLKDAQNIKKDVVLDEVLDIEILPEKLGFVAMQVAKQVLIQRIVALERETIYDEFKDKVGKVLTGKVSRIIGPDIFVKFERGEGRIPKNLKIPKEEYFVGKEIKVYIVDVVKTPKGPDIILSRIDNNLLKYLLEKEIPEIIDGIVEIKGVVREPGERAKVAVHSYKSDVDPVGACIGAKGVRITSISKELAGEKIDIVRWSDDPKEYIKYALSPAKVEKVEIIDKKAIVILPQDQIPLAIGKEGVNVKLASKLTGYTIELR